A stretch of the Polyangiaceae bacterium genome encodes the following:
- a CDS encoding AarF/ABC1/UbiB kinase family protein gives MSHRNLPSGRLGRMARLAALGARTGASMVLSGRGEGAAQQAAEVLGSLRGLAAKVGQMASYVDGMVPEAHRDAYENALSKLRAAAPRSSPEAIRALVESELDAPIDRLFAEWDDEPFASASIGQVHRARLEDGRLVAVKVQHPGIERAVESDLQNVSVLERMMALAGPSTLETKRVFDEVAERFREELDYRLEAEHQRHFARVHAEDERIRIPEVMPARSSRRVLTSELVEGLSLEQAALRSEGERRAWAETLWRFVFKGNLVGGRFNADPHPGNYLFRDGGSIWFLDFGCVQPIEPARRAAALELHLVALAGDSGAFPAAASAVIGSRAGPYEDAAVAYTRRCFAPLFEAPYHITRGYVASLVDDARDMKRHLFSKDSGFVQMPPGMVLINRLQFGFYSVLARLDVSVDYARIERDFLGEAGLLAR, from the coding sequence GTGTCGCACCGCAACCTGCCCTCGGGTCGGCTCGGCCGCATGGCGCGGCTCGCGGCGCTCGGAGCGCGGACCGGCGCGAGCATGGTGCTCTCCGGCCGCGGTGAAGGCGCGGCGCAGCAGGCCGCCGAAGTGCTCGGCTCGCTGCGCGGCCTCGCGGCGAAGGTCGGCCAGATGGCGAGCTACGTGGACGGCATGGTCCCCGAAGCCCACCGGGACGCCTACGAGAACGCCCTCTCCAAGCTGCGCGCAGCGGCGCCCCGCTCCTCCCCCGAAGCCATCCGGGCTCTGGTCGAGAGCGAGCTCGACGCGCCCATCGATCGGCTGTTCGCCGAGTGGGACGACGAACCGTTCGCCAGCGCTTCGATCGGCCAGGTCCATCGCGCGCGTCTCGAAGACGGTCGATTGGTGGCGGTAAAGGTCCAGCACCCGGGCATCGAGCGCGCCGTGGAGAGCGATCTCCAAAACGTGAGCGTGCTCGAGCGCATGATGGCGCTCGCCGGGCCGAGCACCCTCGAGACCAAGCGCGTGTTCGACGAAGTGGCCGAGCGTTTCCGCGAGGAGCTCGACTATCGGCTGGAGGCCGAGCACCAGCGACACTTCGCCCGCGTTCATGCCGAGGACGAGCGCATCCGGATCCCGGAGGTGATGCCCGCTCGCTCGAGCCGCCGCGTGCTGACCAGCGAGCTCGTCGAGGGGCTGTCCCTGGAGCAGGCCGCGCTGAGGAGCGAGGGCGAGCGCCGCGCCTGGGCGGAGACACTCTGGCGCTTCGTGTTCAAGGGGAACCTGGTCGGCGGGCGCTTCAACGCCGACCCCCACCCCGGCAACTACCTGTTCCGCGACGGCGGGAGCATCTGGTTCCTCGACTTCGGCTGCGTCCAACCCATCGAGCCTGCGCGCAGAGCGGCCGCGCTCGAGCTCCATCTGGTCGCGCTCGCCGGGGACTCCGGCGCCTTCCCCGCCGCGGCCAGCGCCGTCATCGGGAGCCGGGCCGGTCCCTACGAAGACGCCGCGGTCGCCTACACGCGGCGCTGCTTCGCGCCGCTGTTCGAGGCGCCCTATCACATCACGCGCGGCTACGTAGCGAGCTTGGTGGACGACGCTCGCGACATGAAGCGCCACCTCTTCTCGAAAGACTCCGGGTTCGTCCAGATGCCACCGGGGATGGTGCTGATCAACCGCCTGCAGTTCGGCTTCTACTCGGTGCTCGCGCGGCTCGACGTGTCCGTGGACTACGCTCGGATCGAGCGCGACTTCCTCGGCGAGGCCGGCCTGCTCGCGCGCTGA
- a CDS encoding DUF4339 domain-containing protein, producing the protein MAENEWRWVGPDGFEYTGNLETLKAGLAEGRLPRSTMVSGAHLGGWLPAADVPELEAPRMEPAPVEAAPLPAFQVEDEALTQRDNPIPEPPPPEPPTERRPAVAAPVPAPVHKPLPVLLIAGLVGVAAFALGGITVLFFLARDGDEPAPAIRASAAPSAAPPAPHARACVAQRAGLVSRPVFGKIPLEVAAVGKDRVAVAFASSPSEAKVVVLGAETLEKHHEKRQPSKAPVAGARPLVRGDAVELVLDGEEPNLRGARSILGDKPLRIGAAPSGIARSAGDGEPEVVWPLAEKDLTPMRVESSDATGHFVALRSGGQGGKVLAGWLAHDGSKKTELLSPELGVHAVGTPAPALGPTATLLLVAAKPGAGSDWQLFAGKGPLGRVPAKLAPLALGDDSAVRISPAAIGLPSGRWLLQWTEGSDGAHVVKVQELGAELDPVGSALRVSPQGSDSGQGRVWSDGERAVSFFLVSTGESHELWAAPFSCK; encoded by the coding sequence ATGGCCGAGAACGAGTGGCGCTGGGTCGGCCCGGATGGCTTCGAGTACACCGGGAACCTCGAGACCTTGAAGGCAGGGCTCGCCGAAGGCCGCCTGCCCAGGTCCACGATGGTCTCGGGGGCGCATCTGGGGGGCTGGCTGCCGGCGGCAGACGTGCCCGAGCTCGAGGCGCCGCGCATGGAGCCCGCGCCCGTCGAGGCCGCGCCGCTGCCCGCGTTTCAGGTCGAGGACGAGGCGCTCACGCAGCGCGACAACCCCATTCCGGAGCCGCCGCCGCCCGAGCCGCCCACCGAGCGCCGTCCGGCCGTCGCCGCGCCGGTGCCAGCGCCGGTGCACAAGCCGCTGCCCGTGCTGCTCATCGCGGGCCTGGTCGGCGTCGCCGCTTTCGCGCTCGGTGGGATCACGGTGCTGTTCTTCCTCGCGCGCGATGGTGACGAGCCTGCGCCCGCGATCCGCGCGTCGGCGGCGCCGAGCGCGGCGCCGCCGGCGCCACACGCCCGCGCCTGCGTCGCCCAGCGCGCGGGGCTGGTGTCGCGCCCCGTGTTCGGGAAGATCCCGCTCGAGGTCGCGGCGGTGGGCAAGGATCGCGTGGCGGTCGCGTTCGCGTCGAGCCCGAGCGAGGCCAAGGTCGTGGTGCTGGGCGCCGAGACTCTGGAGAAGCACCACGAGAAGCGCCAGCCGAGCAAGGCACCGGTCGCCGGCGCGCGCCCTCTGGTGCGCGGCGACGCGGTCGAGCTCGTGCTCGACGGGGAAGAGCCCAACCTGCGGGGCGCGCGCAGCATCTTGGGCGACAAGCCCTTGCGCATCGGCGCTGCTCCCTCGGGCATCGCGCGCAGCGCCGGCGACGGCGAGCCGGAGGTGGTTTGGCCGCTCGCCGAGAAGGATCTCACCCCGATGCGCGTCGAGAGCAGCGACGCAACCGGCCACTTCGTCGCGCTGCGCAGCGGCGGGCAAGGGGGCAAAGTGCTCGCCGGCTGGCTCGCCCACGACGGCAGCAAGAAGACCGAGCTCCTGTCGCCCGAGCTCGGCGTCCACGCGGTCGGCACGCCGGCGCCGGCGCTCGGTCCGACCGCGACGCTCTTACTCGTGGCCGCCAAGCCGGGCGCGGGGTCGGACTGGCAGCTCTTCGCCGGGAAGGGCCCGCTCGGTCGCGTCCCGGCGAAGCTCGCGCCGCTCGCGCTCGGGGACGACTCCGCCGTGCGCATCTCACCCGCCGCGATCGGGTTGCCCTCGGGGCGCTGGCTCCTGCAATGGACCGAGGGGTCCGACGGCGCCCACGTGGTCAAGGTGCAGGAGCTCGGCGCCGAGCTCGACCCGGTCGGCAGCGCGCTCCGCGTTTCGCCGCAGGGAAGCGACTCGGGTCAGGGCCGCGTGTGGTCCGACGGCGAGCGCGCGGTGTCGTTCTTCCTGGTCTCCACCGGGGAGTCCCACGAGCTCTGGGCTGCGCCGTTCAGCTGCAAGTGA